One genomic window of Chitinophagaceae bacterium includes the following:
- a CDS encoding menaquinone biosynthesis decarboxylase yields the protein MAYRSLQHFVDELEKAGELIRIKEFVDPHLEITEVIDRLSKNDGPAILFENTGTEFPLLINAFGSRKRICMALGVTDLDNIANEIDQLFKSLMKPKDNILEKLMMLPKLSQLASWMPKVKSGRGECQEVVMQIPDITKLPVMTCWPEDGGPFLTLPVINTKDPNTGIRNVGMYRMQVFGPTLTGMHWHKHKVSAKHFNEYKKLKKRMPVAVALGGDPVYTYAATAPLPENVDEYMLAGFLRKKKVELVKCLTNEMEVPADADIIIEGYVDPEEDNILEGPFGDHTGYYSLADYYPKFHITCITHKKNAIYPSTIVGIPPQEDAWLGKATERIFLAPIKMTLIPEIVDMELPIEGVFHNLTIVKIKKDYPGQAQKVTNAMWGAGQMMFNKMLVVVDEEVDIQDYEAVAKVLSLNVDPQHDIFFAQGPMDVLDHSCSKFSFGGKMCIDATRKFEEEQRSSLKGMLRTFLFENDVKAFSAWTTELNETIRISYPEIKSINTSLVEKKISVVFIAVQKNRKNHIRELNEKLFHETGLKEVKFIIYVEHGVAASDIASVIWRWSNNIDPRRDSFVVAAADDSSISHIGFDGTRKTREYDNFDREWPNIICMDKETIQKIDAKWSTLPLGPLLTSPSLKYRSQLYKGGAVVVE from the coding sequence ATGGCATACAGATCATTGCAGCATTTTGTGGATGAATTAGAAAAAGCAGGAGAACTTATCCGTATTAAGGAATTTGTTGACCCTCACCTGGAAATAACTGAAGTTATAGACCGGCTTTCAAAGAATGACGGACCGGCTATCCTGTTTGAAAATACTGGTACTGAATTTCCTTTGCTGATTAATGCATTTGGCTCTCGAAAACGTATTTGCATGGCGCTGGGAGTAACCGATCTTGACAATATCGCAAATGAAATTGATCAGTTATTTAAATCACTAATGAAACCGAAGGATAACATTCTTGAAAAGCTGATGATGCTCCCTAAGCTTTCCCAATTAGCTTCCTGGATGCCCAAAGTAAAATCGGGAAGAGGTGAATGCCAGGAAGTAGTGATGCAAATTCCGGATATCACCAAACTTCCTGTAATGACATGCTGGCCTGAAGATGGCGGTCCTTTTTTAACACTACCGGTGATCAATACAAAAGATCCAAATACTGGAATTCGTAATGTTGGCATGTATCGCATGCAGGTTTTTGGACCAACACTTACAGGCATGCACTGGCACAAACACAAAGTTTCTGCGAAACATTTTAATGAATATAAAAAATTAAAGAAGAGAATGCCCGTTGCAGTTGCTTTAGGCGGTGATCCTGTCTACACTTATGCTGCCACTGCACCACTTCCTGAAAATGTTGATGAATATATGCTGGCCGGTTTTCTTCGCAAGAAGAAAGTGGAACTGGTGAAATGCCTGACGAACGAAATGGAAGTGCCTGCTGATGCCGATATTATTATCGAGGGATATGTAGACCCTGAAGAAGATAACATACTGGAAGGGCCCTTTGGTGATCATACCGGATATTATTCGCTTGCTGATTATTATCCTAAATTTCATATCACCTGCATCACACATAAAAAGAATGCTATTTATCCTTCCACTATTGTCGGAATACCACCACAGGAAGATGCATGGCTTGGAAAGGCAACTGAAAGAATTTTTCTTGCGCCGATCAAAATGACACTTATACCTGAAATCGTTGATATGGAGCTTCCGATTGAAGGCGTGTTTCACAATCTCACTATCGTGAAAATAAAAAAGGACTACCCCGGACAAGCGCAAAAGGTAACCAATGCCATGTGGGGCGCGGGCCAGATGATGTTTAATAAGATGTTGGTGGTGGTGGATGAAGAAGTGGATATACAGGATTATGAAGCTGTCGCTAAGGTGCTGTCCTTAAATGTCGATCCGCAACATGATATTTTTTTCGCGCAAGGTCCCATGGATGTGCTGGATCATTCCTGTTCAAAATTTTCATTTGGTGGAAAAATGTGCATTGATGCGACAAGAAAATTTGAGGAAGAGCAACGTTCTTCCCTTAAAGGGATGCTCAGAACTTTTTTATTTGAAAATGATGTGAAGGCTTTCTCTGCATGGACAACGGAATTGAATGAAACAATCAGGATTTCATATCCTGAAATTAAAAGTATAAATACATCACTAGTTGAAAAAAAGATTTCCGTAGTTTTTATCGCTGTTCAAAAAAACAGGAAAAATCACATTCGTGAATTGAATGAAAAATTATTTCACGAAACAGGATTAAAGGAAGTGAAGTTTATCATTTATGTGGAGCATGGTGTAGCTGCGAGTGACATTGCTTCCGTGATATGGCGATGGAGCAATAACATAGACCCGAGACGTGATAGTTTTGTGGTTGCCGCAGCTGATGATTCATCGATCTCACATATTGGTTTTGACGGAACCCGTAAAACCAGAGAGTACGATAACTTCGATCGTGAATGGCCAAATATTATTTGCATGGATAAAGAAACTATTCAGAAGATTGATGCTAAATGGTCAACTCTTCCACTTGGCCCTCTGCTCACATCGCCATCTTTAAAATATCGTTCGCAATTATATAAGGGCGGTGCAGTAGTTGTGGAGTAA
- a CDS encoding T9SS type A sorting domain-containing protein codes for MKILSAFLVIVSIAGNLSAQTTESISMSPGYANEVFWKMQGGVTGQAAINSWELAFRLGLQNSSIFINSANGVNLYHVPNTDTTGWLTLDTTGLQSWQQLYNSDTSWEYGAFDRSSTGFPDFSWGDYDFTTHVVTGDSLYVIKTGSVFKKLWIMKKDFGNWTFRYANLDNTGDQTIIINDADYPNKNFAYYSITNGTPLNLEPDNTNWDILFTRYVTLLPPDNTPYLVTGVLNNVGVTVAQANNVDVNTVNASAYDNAYTASISEIGYDWKFFDMASGQYALVDSLCYFVKSLDGNIYKLVFTGFAGSATGDISWEQSNSITSVNNLNYSIGSATIYPNPVNEKMNLIFDAKKAISNLQVSLNDVNGREVYHTTLNANSGLNQRQLSLPAISDGLYILLLDAGNEVSALKVMVAQ; via the coding sequence ATGAAAATCTTATCCGCATTTCTTGTGATTGTTTCAATTGCAGGAAACTTGAGCGCACAGACTACCGAGTCCATTTCCATGAGCCCTGGTTATGCAAATGAAGTGTTTTGGAAAATGCAAGGTGGTGTTACAGGACAAGCTGCAATAAATAGTTGGGAACTTGCATTCCGCTTAGGATTGCAGAATTCTTCCATCTTTATCAACTCCGCTAATGGGGTGAATCTCTATCATGTTCCAAATACGGACACTACAGGTTGGCTCACCCTCGACACTACAGGATTGCAATCATGGCAGCAGCTTTACAACAGCGACACATCCTGGGAATATGGAGCATTTGACCGCTCTTCAACCGGTTTTCCTGATTTTAGCTGGGGTGATTATGATTTCACTACACATGTTGTTACCGGTGATTCACTGTATGTGATTAAAACAGGTTCAGTTTTCAAAAAGCTTTGGATAATGAAAAAGGATTTCGGTAACTGGACATTCCGGTATGCAAATCTTGATAATACCGGCGATCAGACGATCATAATCAACGATGCTGATTATCCCAATAAAAATTTTGCATACTACTCCATTACAAATGGAACACCATTAAATCTTGAACCTGACAACACCAACTGGGATATTTTATTCACCCGGTATGTTACACTTCTTCCGCCAGACAACACGCCTTATCTTGTAACTGGTGTATTGAACAATGTTGGAGTAACAGTTGCGCAGGCAAATAATGTAGATGTAAATACGGTAAATGCATCTGCTTACGACAACGCTTATACTGCAAGTATTTCTGAAATCGGATATGACTGGAAATTCTTTGACATGGCTTCAGGTCAATATGCATTAGTTGACTCCCTCTGTTACTTCGTAAAATCCTTAGATGGTAATATTTATAAATTGGTATTCACCGGCTTTGCGGGTTCTGCGACAGGCGATATTTCATGGGAGCAATCCAATTCCATTACTTCTGTAAACAATTTGAATTATTCAATAGGCAGTGCAACCATCTATCCTAATCCTGTAAATGAAAAGATGAACTTGATTTTTGATGCAAAAAAAGCAATAAGCAACTTGCAGGTCAGTTTGAATGACGTCAATGGCAGGGAAGTATATCACACTACTTTAAATGCCAATTCTGGTTTGAATCAGCGGCAATTGTCACTGCCTGCTATTTCTGACGGATTGTATATTCTTCTACTTGATGCGGGTAATGAGGTTTCTGCTTTGAAAGTAATGGTTGCACAATAG
- a CDS encoding TonB-dependent receptor, with amino-acid sequence MLNHIFPVKMWKMKMSELMDIRNGNWLALILTILLTPVYAQEHASITVIDNETRTPVIDAVIILQPFNKKSDEKQEVYFTGETGVIENLFPEKATIYIQSVGFKTLQDTIVPSQSYTFYLSKLNVDLNEIVVTGQYGINTSDKSVYNVKVIDKSTIQSMAAQDLGDVLSNQLGCRLSQDNILGSSVSINGISGQHVKILIDGVNMIGREDGNIDLSQINMNNVERIEIVEGPMSVSYGTDAVGGLINIVTRKNSSYPLEADLNLYYESVGTYNGDAALLWRKNNHAISISGGRNFFDGFSDPDSSRFMQWKPKEQYFAAFNYDYQMKSLKVGFKSDYLDQKIQNKGNPVLTPYQAYAFDDYYLTTRWNNVLTAEWRLKNNANIQFTNAYSYYQHIRNTYRVDLVTLDQILLTGEGTQDTNAFTSWAFRGTYSNNLPVQKLNFQAGYDINLETGNGEKLSGSKQRINDYALFGSLEYRFFESLFVRPGLRFSYNTRYGAPITPSLNIKYDFLVNYSFRASYAHGFRAPSLKELDLYFVDVNHNIIGNNNLKAETSDNYELSFTTRNKAGDLYLKADAGIFYNDIRNIITLALIEPVTQLYTYINIDRYQTTGATFSASLKSKHFSFTTGFSLTGLSNSLSDSFNIEKFSLTPEFQNNFLMTFPKAGFEAAIFLKNTGATPGFNLDVDGNVYQTTIGAYTIVDLSLTKYILNKHIAFSMGVKNLFDVVNIQSNAASGTAHSSGDVSVPYSTGRFIFGSIRFKLYKE; translated from the coding sequence ATGCTGAATCATATTTTCCCGGTTAAAATGTGGAAGATGAAGATGTCAGAATTAATGGATATCAGAAATGGAAATTGGCTGGCTTTGATTCTCACAATCTTGCTAACCCCGGTCTATGCGCAGGAACATGCCTCCATTACTGTAATCGATAATGAAACACGGACACCGGTGATAGATGCCGTAATTATTTTGCAGCCATTCAATAAAAAGTCAGACGAAAAGCAGGAAGTTTATTTTACCGGGGAAACTGGTGTAATTGAAAATTTATTTCCTGAAAAAGCTACAATTTATATTCAGTCAGTTGGCTTTAAAACGCTTCAGGACACAATTGTTCCATCTCAATCTTACACATTTTATCTTTCTAAATTAAATGTAGATCTCAATGAGATAGTTGTTACAGGTCAATATGGTATCAATACTTCTGATAAATCGGTTTACAATGTAAAGGTGATTGATAAATCAACTATTCAATCAATGGCCGCGCAGGACTTGGGAGACGTTTTATCGAACCAGCTTGGCTGCAGGTTATCGCAGGATAATATACTTGGCAGTAGTGTGAGTATCAACGGTATTTCAGGGCAGCATGTAAAAATTCTGATTGATGGCGTGAATATGATTGGAAGAGAAGATGGTAATATAGACCTCAGTCAGATCAATATGAACAATGTAGAGCGTATCGAAATTGTAGAAGGCCCAATGTCAGTGAGTTATGGAACAGATGCTGTAGGAGGATTAATCAATATTGTAACCCGTAAAAACAGCAGTTATCCGTTAGAAGCTGATCTTAATTTGTATTACGAATCTGTTGGAACTTATAATGGTGACGCTGCTTTGCTGTGGCGGAAAAATAACCATGCAATTTCGATTTCCGGTGGACGTAATTTTTTTGATGGTTTTTCCGATCCGGATTCCTCAAGGTTTATGCAATGGAAGCCAAAAGAGCAATACTTTGCCGCTTTCAACTATGACTATCAGATGAAGTCTTTAAAAGTCGGATTCAAGAGTGATTATCTTGATCAGAAAATTCAGAACAAAGGAAATCCTGTATTAACCCCTTACCAGGCATATGCTTTTGATGATTATTATCTTACCACAAGGTGGAATAATGTACTTACTGCAGAATGGCGATTGAAAAACAATGCAAACATTCAGTTTACGAATGCGTATTCATATTACCAGCATATCCGAAACACTTATCGGGTGGATCTTGTAACACTCGACCAAATCCTGCTTACAGGAGAAGGGACACAGGATACCAATGCATTTACTTCGTGGGCTTTTAGGGGAACATACAGTAATAATTTGCCTGTGCAAAAACTTAATTTTCAAGCAGGTTATGATATCAATCTTGAAACAGGGAATGGTGAAAAATTGTCTGGCAGCAAGCAGCGTATTAATGACTATGCACTTTTCGGAAGTTTAGAATACCGGTTTTTTGAAAGTTTATTCGTCCGGCCCGGACTTCGTTTTTCATACAACACACGATATGGCGCACCAATTACACCGTCATTGAATATCAAGTATGACTTCCTGGTAAATTATTCCTTCCGTGCGTCATACGCGCATGGTTTTCGTGCGCCTTCGCTCAAGGAACTTGACTTGTACTTTGTAGATGTAAACCATAACATAATCGGTAACAATAACCTTAAAGCTGAAACTTCTGATAATTATGAGTTGTCTTTTACTACGCGAAACAAAGCGGGAGATTTGTACCTGAAGGCTGATGCTGGTATTTTTTATAATGATATCAGAAATATTATCACGCTTGCTTTGATAGAACCTGTTACCCAATTGTATACCTACATAAATATTGACCGTTACCAGACCACAGGAGCAACTTTTTCTGCATCCTTAAAGTCTAAGCACTTTTCTTTTACCACCGGATTTTCACTTACCGGCCTTTCCAACTCATTGTCTGACTCATTCAACATCGAAAAATTTTCGCTGACACCTGAGTTTCAAAATAATTTTCTGATGACGTTTCCAAAAGCCGGATTTGAAGCAGCTATATTTTTAAAAAATACCGGTGCCACGCCTGGCTTTAACTTAGATGTGGATGGCAATGTTTATCAGACAACAATTGGTGCATATACAATTGTTGATTTGTCACTTACTAAATATATATTGAACAAGCACATTGCTTTTTCAATGGGTGTAAAAAATCTTTTTGATGTGGTAAATATTCAAAGTAATGCCGCTTCGGGAACAGCACACTCATCGGGAGATGTTTCAGTTCCTTATTCAACAGGAAGGTTTATTTTTGGAAGCATTCGATTCAAACTTTATAAGGAATAG
- a CDS encoding HmuY family protein: MGSDYQRQIYFDMATEDTLASNYNCWDLCFQSTADGWHIWINGGNLAMIANMNTQDFDAITSTNGAAWKWDESSWNIDSTAIGDWRNDRKVYVMDLGYEKPAEQRYKKIIFQTLTDTYYEIEFANLDGSDVHVMQVPKNELFAYAYFSFVEGGTLLNIEPDNQRWDILFTRYRYIFYDLNPPLPYLVTGVLINPGIAIAIDSTFSFSDIDYAKALDFTYSDKRDIIGYNWKYYDFDNAAYVVRSNINYIIRDMEGVYWKMHFIDFYNNGGEKGYPQFEFQRL, encoded by the coding sequence ATGGGATCTGATTATCAACGCCAGATTTATTTTGATATGGCTACCGAAGATACACTTGCCAGCAATTATAATTGTTGGGACTTATGCTTTCAATCAACTGCAGATGGCTGGCACATTTGGATCAACGGAGGTAATCTTGCGATGATTGCCAATATGAACACGCAGGACTTTGATGCTATTACGAGTACTAACGGTGCAGCCTGGAAATGGGATGAATCAAGCTGGAATATTGATTCCACAGCAATCGGTGACTGGAGAAATGATCGTAAAGTATACGTAATGGATCTTGGTTATGAAAAGCCGGCAGAGCAACGGTATAAGAAAATTATTTTTCAAACGCTTACTGATACCTATTACGAAATTGAATTTGCTAACCTTGATGGGAGTGATGTTCATGTAATGCAAGTTCCAAAGAATGAGTTGTTTGCTTATGCCTACTTTTCTTTTGTTGAAGGTGGAACACTACTCAATATAGAACCCGACAATCAACGGTGGGATATTCTGTTTACAAGGTACCGTTATATTTTTTATGATCTGAATCCGCCTTTGCCTTATTTAGTTACAGGTGTGCTCATTAATCCAGGAATTGCAATTGCAATTGATTCCACTTTTTCTTTTAGTGATATTGACTATGCAAAGGCACTCGATTTCACTTATTCTGACAAGCGAGACATAATCGGTTACAACTGGAAGTATTATGATTTCGACAATGCAGCTTATGTTGTTCGTTCGAATATTAATTACATTATCCGCGACATGGAAGGAGTATATTGGAAAATGCACTTTATTGATTTTTACAATAATGGAGGTGAGAAGGGATATCCGCAATTCGAATTTCAACGACTTTAA
- a CDS encoding T9SS type A sorting domain-containing protein, whose protein sequence is MPLNDCNMKGLFIFLLSSTGFFAQQTQAQLFTGLQPGVSKGSSDLFISNFFENENDGGVSGIYAVPDYQCTGFINPSVEIVNYGSNVLSAALIKYTVDSELPQYLAWEGSLETGEADVIEFDQIQVTAGFHQLAVTIIEANGLADINGSNNDGLVDFYIIGSSISVPVSQPFETVILPEGYFVENEDEFGWKMYSQEKELGDNNYMLQMPFFYSVAENIYYAYIKNLNLLNQGSAVLNFDVAYRYYQNSGLINFDKLQVEVSVDCGAFWNVVYDKEKDDLATVPPSGASIYYPVADDEWRTETVNLDNYAGNANVMIRFKATSGHGNNLYIDNLKISSTVGLEEVANAKESMLIYPNPADDLAMIDLPWSSEASGPAIQVYNSSGQLIRQFKGLLESPAMIYTSDLPAGLYLIRLIDQGALKGISKLTVIH, encoded by the coding sequence ATGCCACTCAACGATTGTAACATGAAAGGACTCTTCATTTTCCTGCTCTCGTCAACTGGATTTTTTGCGCAGCAAACTCAGGCGCAATTGTTTACTGGATTGCAGCCTGGTGTATCCAAAGGTTCATCAGATTTATTTATTTCAAATTTTTTTGAAAATGAAAATGATGGTGGAGTATCCGGAATTTATGCAGTTCCTGATTACCAATGCACGGGCTTCATAAATCCTTCCGTTGAAATAGTTAACTATGGTTCTAATGTGCTTTCTGCCGCATTAATAAAATATACTGTTGATTCAGAGTTGCCTCAATATCTGGCATGGGAAGGAAGCCTTGAAACCGGTGAAGCAGATGTGATAGAATTCGATCAGATTCAGGTAACTGCAGGATTTCATCAACTAGCTGTGACTATTATTGAAGCCAACGGACTTGCTGATATCAATGGAAGTAACAATGATGGATTGGTTGATTTTTATATAATTGGATCAAGTATCTCCGTACCTGTGTCGCAGCCATTTGAAACTGTAATCTTACCGGAAGGATATTTTGTAGAAAATGAAGACGAGTTCGGTTGGAAAATGTATTCCCAGGAAAAGGAACTAGGCGATAATAATTACATGTTGCAAATGCCTTTTTTTTATAGTGTTGCTGAAAATATTTACTATGCATATATCAAGAACCTCAACCTTTTGAATCAGGGAAGTGCAGTATTGAATTTTGATGTGGCTTACCGCTATTATCAAAACAGCGGACTTATTAATTTTGATAAACTCCAGGTAGAAGTATCTGTTGATTGCGGGGCGTTCTGGAATGTAGTATATGATAAGGAGAAGGATGATTTAGCCACAGTGCCTCCAAGTGGAGCAAGTATTTATTATCCGGTAGCCGACGATGAGTGGCGAACTGAAACAGTAAATCTTGATAATTATGCTGGGAATGCCAACGTGATGATTCGGTTTAAGGCGACAAGCGGTCATGGCAATAATCTTTACATCGATAATTTAAAAATTTCTTCAACCGTTGGTCTTGAAGAAGTCGCAAATGCAAAGGAGTCGATGCTGATTTATCCAAATCCTGCTGATGATTTGGCAATGATTGATTTGCCATGGTCCTCCGAAGCGTCAGGCCCTGCTATACAGGTCTATAATAGTTCGGGTCAGCTTATTCGTCAATTCAAGGGTTTACTGGAATCACCGGCTATGATATATACCTCTGATTTACCTGCTGGTCTATATCTGATCCGATTGATTGATCAGGGAGCATTGAAGGGAATCTCAAAGCTAACAGTGATTCATTGA
- a CDS encoding alkaline phosphatase family protein, which yields MKKIIPIVLAVFSCIQLSLAQSSNAPDKPKLVVGIVIDQMRYDFIWRFWDLYGDGGFKRLVNEGFLCRNTHYNYFLTTTAPGHSTIYTGTTPAIHGIIDNNWFDRNTEQEIYCVSDPLTTTVGNEVAAASASPFLLETSTITDELKLVSRESKVIGIALKDRAAIMPAGHLSNGSFWFDSKTGNWITSTFYMKTLPAWMEQFNKSHKPDSYLQNDWRLLLPRKDYSMCTNDTVPYESNLPGETMPIFPHRMVKKNYALIPVSPFGNTMTKDVAIEAIKGEQMGKHASTDFLCISFSSTDIIGHSFGPNSLETADCYARLDRDIEALLKFIDEYAGKNNVLVFLTADHGVALNPLFAKDKHLAGSFTSTDSVLQNLNNYLSSVFGTGKWINSMSSQQIYLNKKMIATSKFSEESVALKVRDYLIAQPGTLCVCAPDYGINNCAPFVQNTIMNGYQPARSGDILYSLSPGWVEWHQTKGTSHGTVYDYDNHVPLIWYGWKIAHGTTADPLVVPDIAPTISNWLNISYPSGCTGKPITGIIMK from the coding sequence ATGAAAAAAATCATTCCTATTGTTCTCGCAGTTTTTTCTTGTATACAATTGAGTCTTGCACAAAGCAGCAATGCACCTGATAAGCCAAAATTGGTAGTAGGTATTGTAATTGATCAAATGCGCTACGACTTTATCTGGAGATTTTGGGATTTATATGGAGACGGGGGATTTAAGAGACTGGTAAATGAAGGGTTCCTTTGCCGGAATACGCATTACAATTATTTTCTTACCACTACAGCGCCGGGACATTCCACCATCTACACAGGCACCACACCAGCCATTCATGGAATAATAGATAACAATTGGTTTGACCGGAATACAGAGCAGGAAATCTATTGCGTATCAGATCCTCTTACAACCACCGTAGGCAATGAAGTGGCTGCCGCTTCCGCTTCACCTTTTCTTCTGGAAACTTCCACCATTACAGACGAATTAAAGCTGGTAAGCAGGGAATCAAAGGTAATCGGCATCGCGTTAAAAGATCGGGCTGCGATAATGCCTGCAGGTCATTTATCCAATGGTTCTTTTTGGTTTGATTCAAAAACAGGAAATTGGATTACCAGCACTTTTTACATGAAAACGTTGCCTGCCTGGATGGAGCAGTTCAACAAATCCCATAAACCTGATAGCTATTTGCAGAATGACTGGCGATTGTTACTTCCCAGAAAAGATTATTCAATGTGTACAAATGATACAGTTCCTTATGAAAGCAACTTACCCGGCGAAACAATGCCGATATTCCCTCACAGGATGGTGAAAAAAAATTATGCCCTGATCCCAGTGTCTCCTTTTGGAAATACGATGACGAAAGATGTTGCCATTGAAGCAATAAAAGGAGAACAAATGGGAAAGCATGCTTCAACTGATTTTCTTTGCATCAGCTTTTCGTCCACTGATATTATTGGTCATTCTTTCGGACCTAATTCACTGGAAACTGCTGATTGTTATGCCCGCCTTGATCGCGATATTGAAGCACTACTAAAATTTATTGATGAATATGCAGGGAAAAATAATGTGCTTGTATTTCTGACAGCCGATCACGGTGTGGCACTGAATCCTCTATTTGCAAAAGATAAACACCTTGCCGGTAGTTTCACCAGTACTGACAGTGTTTTGCAAAATCTGAACAACTACCTTTCTTCAGTATTCGGAACCGGAAAATGGATCAATTCCATGAGCAGTCAACAGATATATCTGAATAAGAAGATGATTGCTACTTCAAAATTTTCAGAAGAATCGGTTGCGTTGAAAGTGCGGGATTATCTTATTGCTCAACCAGGAACACTTTGCGTGTGTGCACCGGATTATGGAATAAATAATTGCGCCCCTTTTGTTCAAAATACAATCATGAATGGTTATCAGCCGGCAAGAAGTGGTGACATTCTTTATTCATTATCACCAGGGTGGGTAGAATGGCACCAGACAAAAGGAACTTCTCATGGAACTGTTTACGACTATGATAATCACGTTCCCCTTATTTGGTATGGCTGGAAAATAGCACATGGCACAACTGCGGATCCGCTCGTGGTTCCTGATATTGCGCCTACGATTTCTAATTGGTTAAATATCTCCTACCCGAGTGGCTGCACAGGGAAACCCATTACAGGCATAATAATGAAGTAA
- a CDS encoding Nif3-like dinuclear metal center hexameric protein, producing the protein MKLIEITTALEAFAPLSLQENYDNAGLLTGDYEQEISQAMLCLDVTEAVLEEAITTGCNLVIAHHPVIFSGIKKITGSNYVERILLLAIRHHIAIYAAHTNLDNLIYGVNAKIAERLNLQDLKVLSAKNDQLMKLFTFVPVSHAEQVRAALFNAGAGSIGNYDECSFNVDGMGTFRGNDSSNAFVGEKGKRHIEPETKIEVVFPRWRLHQLISALRRSHPYEEVAYDIVALVNPWHQTGAGLTGKLKSPMKTDAFLKYLKEKLSVKIIRHTTLCKNTVSTVAICGGAGSFLLRNAIDAGADIFISADFKYHQFFDADNAIIIADIGHFESEQFTPEIFADVLRQKFPTFAVRFTSINTNPINYY; encoded by the coding sequence GTGAAACTGATAGAAATTACTACTGCACTCGAAGCATTTGCACCGCTCAGTCTTCAGGAAAACTATGACAATGCAGGCTTGCTGACAGGAGACTATGAACAGGAAATTTCACAGGCTATGCTTTGCCTTGATGTGACTGAGGCTGTTCTGGAGGAAGCTATTACGACAGGCTGTAACCTCGTGATTGCTCATCATCCGGTTATTTTTTCAGGCATAAAAAAAATAACCGGTAGCAATTATGTTGAACGTATACTCTTGCTGGCCATCAGACATCACATCGCCATTTATGCTGCTCACACCAATCTTGACAACCTGATTTATGGCGTAAATGCGAAAATCGCCGAACGGCTTAATCTGCAAGATCTTAAAGTGCTCTCGGCAAAGAATGATCAGTTGATGAAGCTTTTTACTTTCGTTCCGGTCAGCCATGCAGAACAAGTTCGGGCGGCACTATTTAATGCAGGTGCCGGGTCCATTGGCAATTATGACGAATGCAGTTTTAACGTTGATGGAATGGGAACATTCAGGGGAAATGATTCGTCAAATGCCTTCGTTGGGGAAAAGGGGAAAAGACATATCGAACCCGAAACGAAAATTGAAGTCGTTTTCCCGCGATGGCGCTTGCATCAACTCATTTCAGCCCTTCGTAGAAGCCATCCGTATGAGGAAGTAGCATATGATATTGTAGCACTTGTTAATCCTTGGCACCAAACCGGAGCCGGCCTGACCGGAAAATTAAAATCACCTATGAAAACAGATGCATTTCTGAAATATCTTAAGGAGAAATTGTCAGTAAAAATCATCCGGCATACAACATTATGCAAAAACACTGTCAGCACGGTAGCGATTTGTGGTGGTGCCGGAAGCTTTTTACTTCGTAATGCAATAGATGCCGGAGCGGATATTTTCATATCAGCAGACTTTAAATACCACCAGTTTTTTGATGCCGATAATGCCATCATTATCGCTGACATAGGTCATTTTGAAAGCGAACAATTTACACCGGAGATTTTTGCTGATGTTTTAAGGCAAAAGTTTCCTACTTTTGCCGTCCGTTTTACATCTATTAACACTAATCCAATAAACTATTACTGA